The DNA sequence CCGCTGAGTCCAATCTCGGAGGACCTGGCTGTGGAGGTAACTGAACAAGCACCAAAACATGGTGAGCCCCAGCCAGCCTCCTTTGCCCAAGTACCACCAGGGCTGAAAAGTCCCAGACTCCCAGACAGCCCAAGAATGGAGCTCTCAGTAGCCAAGCCAGCATCACTTAGATGCAGGCCAAATCCAGAAAATAACCAAATTCCAAAAAGATTCAACGTACTTCTGAAAACCCTGATGCCAaaagggatccagtgcctctgaGAACAGGGTGCAGCCCACTCCTGTGTTTAACTGTCCATGATACTGGGAAAGCATCAGCAGGTAGAGGGCAAACACTCTcggaaagagggaagaagaagtCCCAACCAGAATCAATTCTGTCTATGGCTACCATGGAAAGcagctctgtgaagccctggttaGAGCCCCAGAGGTACTAGGATACCTGACACTCCCTTCATGGTACACAACATTTTACTATCAAGGGTCTTCTGAGGATGGCAGCACAATGCTTGGAGGGACTCAGTGTCTTTTCACACTTAGCAAAACTGAGTCCAAGAGGCACAAAGCCAAGGACCACATGTCAGACTGCTTGTTAAGAGGCAGACAGGCAAGAATCAAAGCCCTCACTTTgggtgaaagagaaagatggtagAATCAGTCCCTCCCAAAATAAATCAGGTACATACCTGTAGGATACATTCTCCTCAATCAGCTGTTTGACCTTGTTCACATCATCACTGATTTCCATGGGCAATTTCTGCAAGGCCGACATCACCTGCTTATGCTCCTTTTTTAGCATCCCAAAAGAATTcagcctgtggtagggcatggCCCCAGGAGAGAAGGACCCCATGAACACAGGCCACAAGGATCATATGGAATCCGGCTATGTTCTGGACTCCTCATCCCCATGGATGCCACAGCCTGACATTTACACACTGGGACCTCCTGGTGCTAAATAAACTTTCTATCATGTCCTCAGGCCAGAAAAAAAGGTTGTCCAAGGGAGTTATTCAGGACTGCACGAGCACCCTCAGTAAAACTGGAACTATAGATTACCTCTCCAAGAAGATCCGGGAGTCTGTGCCACATATCTGGTGCCACCAGAAACCTATGGTgacatttttcctgtctttacAACAGGGATTATCATGCCTGGCTGCTTATTGCTGCACAGAGGACCAGAGAATACATTgagtatttccagggaggagtccCAATTTCAGGAAGGCTTTATAAACTCCACAGGGGATTCCAATGTTCCACCAAAGTGAGAACAGTGGCCAAGACCTGCGCTTCTCAAAGTGGAGCTCTCTAGTGTCATCAATGGCATCCCCTGGAAAATATGAAAATGGCAAATCCTCAGGCCCTGCCACAGACCCTAGATACccggagtgcacacacacaacctcatgccctctaacacacacacacacacacacacacacacacacacacatgcacacactcacaccacatatACTCAGAATGCACATGAAGTACAGAGAGTTTGCACTGTCTCAGAATATAAGGAGGATCCAAGAAAACTATCAGGCtattacttcctacacacacacataaacacacacacacacacacacacacacacacacacacacacacaccacatacagtcAGGTTGCCCATGAAATGCAGGTAGGTGGAATTGCCTCAGAGtatgaggaggaggacaagggagaagcaGTGATAAGCATCAGGCCTTCCAGCCACAAACTGAGATGGATGAATGGGACCAGGCCTGTCCAGCTGCTGGTCACAATCATCTGCTGGTCAAGTACAAAGACtcaccacaaactcacagaacctAGCATCTCCCACAAGCCAACACCTGTCAAGGCCTCTTGAAATGCCTGTTGAGAGCTCACACGCTACTGTCCCTATCCTTAGActgtgattcaggccacaggctctgcttttcatttggatGAATAAGAATAGCCTGTGTCCCCATCTCACATGTACCCAGGTTCCAAATTCTATGCACTCAGGAAAATAAGTTTAGCCACCAGGACACCCTGGAGGTTCAGCCTCCTGTTCCTCAGGAAAGCTTAGCTACACACTGTGGGGTTAAGATGGTCAGCAGAGAAGTGCACATAATGACTACCTGTTCTGCAAATCCATATCTGTATAACTGGTCAGGATTCCATGCAGTTCAATTCGCTCATATGTTATACTCTGTAGCTGAAGGGTGAGTTTCTCCAACTTTGtcatctgctgctcctgctcagtgGAGGTGGAGGTTTGAGTTGGTGTCTTCCCAGTAGTCCCTGCAGTAAGTTAAAGCAAAGTGAACTTGGACACTTGAATGGCATAGGGCCAGGAGAATCCATGATAGTCCCAAAAGGAAGCCTCGGGAAGAGGAAATGCTAGGGACCCACTGAGGGCACCAAAGAGTAGGGCAATTATCCTCAAATAGGTTCTGTGAGCTATGAATCTGTCCTCAACCACCATGGCTAGGCATGTGCCTCCCTCTCTAATGCAGTCCCCCAGCCCTTGAAGACATAAGATAGCCCAACTATGTAGATTTGGAGGACAGTGTAACCTCATATCTGATGTGGTGCAGGCAAGTCCTATTGTCTCTAGAGCTTAGCAGTACTAAGTCCTCATCACCTGTGTCCAGGACCAAAGTATCTGAATGTCTGATGGTGCATGGATAAGAGAGTTTCCCTCTCTTCTTattggcatcagattcccatggaaactgatGGAATCCACTAGGATGCAGTGCAGCAACACCCTACCCAGAGAAGGACACCTAATTAGTTACCACTTTGCTCCTGCTATCCCTCCTTTGCACTTAAAATGAGATTAAGGATCCCCCAGAAAAGCCACTGCAGGCTTAGCTCTCCCAAACTAACCATCAGAAATTGTTGACTCTGGCCCCGTTTTTAGGGCACTCAAAGAAGCAGGATAAGCCCATTGCTTCCCAGAAGTTCCCAGATGCTAAGCCCCAGTAATGGAAGACCCAGCTCAAGCTCTACCTCCTCCAAGAAGCTCCCAACTTCTTTTGATGACTCACTGTTCCCTCTCCAAAACacttatttctccatgttttacaCTGAGACTGAAGTCcagcttccttccttttctctcaggTCCCCCcatgttctccattctctctcccaagcagccTTCTCAGTCTTGCTGACATGTCTTCTGGCAGTGAAAGAATACCCCACAGTCACCTGGTGTTCCCACAACACTGGTAACATCAAGAGAATGCCAAGAACTCCCTAGAGTATAATAGCTAGTCATGAGAAGGAACTATTGGGTTCACCAGCAGTAGCCCTCACCTACCTACAAACTACATCTTCTGCAATTCACTGGAAGCCATACTGCCCTTCCCAGGAGCCTTCTGAAAAACGTATGGGAAGAACTTCATCACCTCCTCATTACAAACCCAGGCATCTCTCTTTGCTTAACTAGAATTTATTCACTATTTCATGTGCAGGAAGTTGAAAACTCACTTTCAAACACATCCCAGGAAATGGATCATCCAACTCGTGAAACCTCTactcaataaacaaaaaaaaaaggtttctaggTAATTAAGTAAGGATGGTGGGGAGAGGAAAGTTCAGTCCCCTGCAGGCAACAAGCACCTTGTGGAGGATGCACAAGGCTGTTAGTGTGGTGGGAGATTGGAGGTGTCTTGTCTtatcagaacaaagaaaagtcCCATAGTTGACGAAAATTATTTCTAACTTCAGGAGAATTCATTCCAGCCATTGTAGATACCAAAAGTGTGATTAACTAGTGACATGTCTGGCTGGAGATATAAGAACCAGAGTTCCCCAGGGGAGCCCtcagacacaaaaacaaaaactcccatGAAGAATGATGGGCCATTCCTGCATTCAAGTTTGAAGAAAGATGAATGGCTATTGAGAGGCCACACAGAGAACTGCAAGGCATTTACAGAAAATCAAAATTTGTGATAATCATGAGGAGAGTATGTAGTGTGTCTCTGTTGTGGTTCTTCACCTAGAACTACACAAAAGCCAAATTCCTTGAATTTGAGCCTACTGTGACAATGCACATGCCCTTAGGAAAGGTGAAACAGCCAGCTTAAATTACAACATCCATCGGAGCATGAGAAGGGCAGGCAAAGGGCACAAAATGAGAGATAATGGGGGTCCTTTACCCTAGACCTTCCCCAGAGCCCGACTTCACACTTGTAAATTTACTGACATTCCTGAAATGAGGAGCGAGCACTAGTTCAGCCTGGATTGAAAATTCACCAGAGTCTGGACTGTGGCTTCTGAATTATACTTGGTGAACCCCAGAACAAATGAGTGATGTGGAGTAAACTATGTCCATTCAGATGTCATATCATACTGACAACCGTGTTATACAAGGTTAGGTATCTCAGTAATTCCCAATTCTAGAAGCCAATGGATAGCCCCTGCCCTACACATTACCTCATCTCAGTTAAACCAGACATGCTAAAGGATGATCAGGAAGTGACTGACAGATGAAACTTTGCCCTAGCTGGTTCTGAAAGACTAGACTTGAGTCTCTCCCTCTGTAGATGTCAGTTCTCGCATCTTTCTATAGGGAGATGGGTGTCTCAGAAGTTACCTGGCTTCCCCTGTCTCCCTGCACAGGGTGACGAAGGGAACAGCCTCCTAAGGCTTATTGACAGCTACAGAAGATGTACAAGCTTCAGAGCCCTCAAACATGTCGTTCCCTGGACATAAAACTGGAGATTATTGCTACTCTCACAAGCACTCAAGTAGTATAGGGATGCCCAAATCACTTGGATGAtgcttcagagtctcatgttaaCGGAGAAACCATGCAGTGGCAGAACATAGTCACCAGATTCACAAAGCCATCTTCACTGGCAGCCCAGGACACCTAGATCCTATAAGAAGGGGACAGTCTCAGTCCAggtccactgaatctaacagtTCTCAGGCTGAACTGGAAAGCTGGGTGCCACCCACAGCTGTGAATTCTTAATCTTAGGGGGTCACTGTAAGACAGCAGCACTTGGTGCCTCAGCTCTGCTAGTGTCTACAATGTAAAGTAAGACAAGCTCAGGCTTTGTCAGGGTACTCTCCTGTCCCTGTTATTGTGGGCACACACCCTAAGGACTCCAGTGGGAGTGAAGTGCAATGATGGTACTGAAATCTAAacattcctctgtgtctccttcccCATTCAGAGTGAGACAGAGGGTCCCCAGCACAAAGGCTACAGTCTTGTCAGTTCCTGAATATGTCATATTAACCATCATGAACTCTTGATCTGGGTCTGCTCATTAGGAACCCAGAGAAGCTGGATAAGCCTATTGCTTCTTAGAAGCTGCCAGTTCCTGACTGATCCTGTAAGGCTCAAGCCCATCACACCCAGAAAGTTCCCCAGaccctttcctgaactcactacatcttccccaggaccactgatttctccattctttccagCGAGACCTAGggtcagcttccttctgccttgctCTGGTATCTCCACGAAGTCCATTCTCTCTATCAAGTAGATGCCTAAGTCTTGACAACATGTCTATAGAAAAACTGTATAGACATTGAACGAATATCCTAAAGGCACTtggtgttgctacaacactaTTGACCTCACAGGGGATTCCAAGAGCtctgctctccaggatacaatagaatttccagagaagggactCCTGATGTCACAAGGAACAGCTTTTGCCTCCTGGCTAACAAATTCTCCCTGAACTGAACAGAAGCTGAGATTCCTTTTCCAGGAGTCTCTCCTGTGATACAGGTGAAGCCATTCAGTAGTACCTCCTCTTCTAAAGCTGGgaatttttctctgcttccttagaaTCTTTTCACTACTTTACCCATGGAGAGTTGAACACTCACTTTATAAGCACTGCCCAAGAATGGACCTTCCTCTCCTTAACAACCATACTcaataatatgagaaataaagtaTATCAAGGAATTAGATTAGGATGATGTGGAGGAGGACGGTTGAGTTCTCTGAAGTGTGCAAGCACCTGAGGAATGCTAAGGTTAAGAGAAGACGGCCATGGAGAATTTTTAAGTAAGCTGAGACGGTTATGAGACCCAAACTCTTCTAGAATGTCCTCTCTATGTGCCTGGTGTATTATCAGGCCTCTAGGGTAACAGAAGTTATAAAAATGATTCTCTATATTAAAAGGGGAtttgttagaatggcttacagccTGTGctctagctaatccaacaatggctggaaatgaatgggaagtccaagaatctagtagtttctCAGTTCTTAGAATGGGTTTCTCAGCTGTCTGCAATATTATGCTGGAATcttaaagaagtaggctctaatatcagtgaaggaatggatgtgctaacaaggagagagcaagcagggaaagagtaaaagcttcctttttccat is a window from the Peromyscus eremicus chromosome 9, PerEre_H2_v1, whole genome shotgun sequence genome containing:
- the LOC131919692 gene encoding disks large homolog 5-like isoform X4; this translates as MTKLEKLTLQLQSITYERIELHGILTSYTDMDLQNRLNSFGMLKKEHKQVMSALQKLPMEISDDVNKVKQLIEENVSYSYLHSQVLRDWTQRKESVHVLRLKNRQLWKEQIELQESCEELKRLLKEAHEMICDPSAEQQQVQEEYQGLHANDQDSQRRHTSQKY
- the LOC131919692 gene encoding disks large homolog 5-like isoform X1; protein product: MLSRLRHLLDRENGLRGDTRARQKEADPRSRWKEWRNQWSWGRCRTTGKTPTQTSTSTEQEQQMTKLEKLTLQLQSITYERIELHGILTSYTDMDLQNRLNSFGMLKKEHKQVMSALQKLPMEISDDVNKVKQLIEENVSYSYLHSQVLRDWTQRKESVHVLRLKNRQLWKEQIELQESCEELKRLLKEAHEMICDPSAEQQQVQEEYQGLHANDQDSQRRHTSQKY
- the LOC131919692 gene encoding disks large homolog 5-like isoform X3, producing MLSRLRHLLDRENGLRGDTRARQKEADPRSRWKEWRNQWSWGRCRTTGKTPTQTSTSTEQEQQMTKLEKLTLQLQSITYERIELHGILTSYTDMDLQNSYLHSQVLRDWTQRKESVHVLRLKNRQLWKEQIELQESCEELKRLLKEAHEMICDPSAEQQQVQEEYQGLHANDQDSQRRHTSQKY